The sequence below is a genomic window from Barrientosiimonas humi.
TGCCCGCGCGGCGCCAACCAGATCCCGCAACGCACCCTGCGGGATCGACTGCTCCATCGGCCTGGGGCCGGAGAATGTTACGGGTGTGACGTCATCCTGATCGTCTGCTGAGACAGGGTCGGCGGAGCCGCGGCGTCCGTAACGCACATGTCCTCCGTCCCGAGTGTCCAGCAGCGGCCCCCTGCCGCGGTCGCTGGAGGTGCCGGCGACCTGAGATCCAGCGTGACCGACGACTCCTACCTGTGCAAGCCGACCCCGCAAACTCGGCTCCTCCCTGCGGGTGACCCCGGTCTCGCCCGGCGTCGCGGGGCGCACGCACCGCCAGCCGTACGTCGGGCGCCGGCTCTCCCCGTACGCCGGCACGGGTGTGTCCGCACCCGCCGCCGTCTGGGAGGATCACGGCTATGGCTGGTGACGCAGGCGACCCCGTGATCGAGGTGCCGATCCGTGACGAGGAGATCCGCCTCGGGCAGCTGCTGAAGCTGTCCGGGCTGGTCGAGGACGGCGCCGAGGCGCGCGAGCTCATCCAGACCGGGCGCGTCCAGGTCGACGGCGAGGTCGAGACCCGCCGGGCCCACGGCGTACGCCCGGGCAGCACCGTGCACCTGCCCGGCGCGACCATGACCGTGGTGCGCGCCGACGAGGTCTCACCCGCGCCCTGACGTACGACACCCCTGCGTACGCCACCCCCGACGTACGGCACCCCCGGAGCCCCGCATGAAACCCGGTTACGGCCATCTGACCCTGATGGATCGAGGTCATACGCACCTGACCCGGTTTCATGCACATCGAGGTCGGCGCACGTAACCCGGTTTCATGCCCAGGGTGGGGCATGAGGGCTGAGGGCATGACATGGGTCGGCCCCGGTGCGCGAGCGCGCACCGGGGCCGACCCGTCGGACCAAGAGGTCAGTGGCTGTGGCCGTGGCCGGCAGCCGCCGGCTCCTCTTCCTCCGGCTTGTCGACGACCAGCGTGTCGGTGGTGAGCACCATCGACGCGATGGACGCGGCGTTGCGCAGCGCGGAGCGGGTGACCTTGACCGGGTCGATGATCCCGGCCTTGACCAGGTCGCCGTACTCACCGGTGGCGGCGTTGAGGCCGCTGCCGATGCCCAGCTCGCCGACGCGCGCGACGGCGACGTAGCCCTCGAGCCCGGCGTTCTCGGCGATCCAGCGCAGCGGCTCGGCGACCGCCTTGCGCACGATCGCGACACCGGTGGCCTCGTCGCCCTCGAGCGACAGGTCGTCCAGCGCCGCGGCGGCGTGGATGAGGGCCGAGCCGCCGCCGGCGACGATGCCCTCCTCGATGGCCGCGCGGGTCGCCGAGATGGCGTCCTCGATGCGGTGCTTCTTCTCCTTGAGCTCCACCTCGGTGTGCGCACCCACGCGGATCACGCAGACACCGCCGGCGAGCTTGGCCAGGCGCTCCTGCAGCTTCTCGCGGTCCCAGTCGGAGTCGGTGCGCTCGATCTCGGCCTTGAGCTCCTTGACCCGGCCCTCGACCGCGTCGTTGTCGCCGGCGCCGTCGATGATCGTGGTGGTGTCCTTGGTGAGGACGACGCGGCGGGCCTGGCCCAGCACGTCGAGGTCGGCCTGGTCGAGCTTGAGGCCGACCTCCTCGGCGATGACCTGACCGCCGGTCAGGATCGCAATGTCCTGCAGCATCGCCTTGCGGCGGTCGCCGAAGCCGGGCGCCTTGACCGCGGCGACGTTGAACGTGCCGCGGATCTTGTTGACGACCAGGGTCGACAGGGCCTCGCCCTCGACGTCCTCGGCGATGATCAGCAGCGGCTTGCCGGACTGGACGACCTTCTCCAGCAGCGGCAGCAGGTCGGCGATCGAGCCGATCTTGCCCTGGTTGATGAGGATGTAGGCGTCCTCGAGGACGGCCTCCATGCGCTCGGGGTCGGTCACGAAGTACTGCGACAGGTAGCCCTTGTCGAACTGCATGCCCTCGGTGAAGTCCAGCTCGGTGACCGTGCTCGAGGACTCCTCGACGGTGATCACGCCGTCCTTGCCGACCTTGTCGAACGCGTCGGCGATGAGCCCGCCGATGGTCTCGTCCTGGGCCGAACCGGTCGCGACCTGGGCAATCTCGCTCTTGCCCTCGACCGCGCGGGCGTTCTGCAGCAGCCGCTCGTTCATCGCGTCGACGGCCTTGTCGATGCCGCGCTTGACACCACCGGGCGCCGCGCCGGCCGCGACGTTGCGCAGGCCCTCCTTGACCAGGGCCTGGGCGAGGACCGTGGCGGTCGTCGTGCCGTCACCGGCGATGTCGTTGGTCTTGGTGGCGGCCTCCTTGGCGAGCTGCGCACCGAGGTTCTCGTACGGGTCCTCCAGCTCGACCTCGCGAGCGATGGTGACGCCGTCGTTGGTGATCGTGGGGGCACCCCACTTCTTGTCGATCACGACGTTGCGACCCTTGGGGCCGAGCGTGACCTTCACGGCGTTGGCGAGGGCGTCGACGCCCCGCTCGAGCGACTTGCGAGCGGAGTCGTTGAACTCCAGCTGCTTGGCCATGTTGTGGATTTCCTTTCGGGTCGATCAGATTCGGGCGCGGCGGGCGCAGGCTGCGCCGCTCACCGCGGGGACGACGACGCCCCGGGGCACCCGGACGGGGCGCCCGGGGCGCGTCGAGAAGTCAGGAGTCGTCAGCCGACGACCGCGAGCACGTCGCGAGCCGAGAGGATGAGCAGCTCGTCGCCGCCGTACTTCACCTCGGTGCCGCCGTACTTGCTGTAGATGACCTTGTCGCCGACCTTGACGTCCAGCGGCACCCGCTGGCCGTTGTCGTCGATGCGACCGGGACCGATCGCCAGGACCTCGCCCTCCTGGGGCTTCTCCTTGGCGGTGTCCGGGATGACCAGACCGGACGCGGTCGTCTGCTCGGCCTCGACCGACTTGACGACGATGCGGTCCTCGAGCGGCTTGATGTTCACCGACACGGTGTGACCTTCCTTGTGAGGTGCGCTGCGCGAAGCAGCAGGGATCCGTCCTGCTCGCCCGGGGTCAGAGCCAAGACCGGTGGCGCGCCGTCGCGGGGGTCGCGCTGTGCGGTCGGGGCTGGCACTTGCCCCTGGCGAGTGCCAGAACTGAATCTAGGCGGGCGTTAGCACTCGGTCAACTCGAGTGCCAGAAATTCGTCTGCGGTGCACCCCGGCTGCGCCCCCGGCCGTACGACCGGCTCAGGTGGTCCAGGCCCGCCAGAGCGCGGCGTACTCGCCGTCGCGCGCCAGCAGCTCGTCGTGCGAGCCGAGCTCGGCGATGCGCCCGTCGATCACCACCGCGATCCGGTCGGCGTCGTGCGCGGTGTGCAGCCGGTGCGCGATCGCGACGACCGTGCGGCCGGTGAGCAGCGCGTTCATCGACCCCTCGAGGTGGCGAGCGGTGCGCGGGTCGATGAGCGAGGTGGCCTCGTCGAGCACGATGGTGTGCGGGTCGGCGAGCACCAGCCGGGCCAGCGCGACCTGCTGGGCGCGGCCGGGCGACAGCTCCAGGTTGCCGGAGCCGACCTTGGTGCCGAGGCCCTCGGGCAGCTGCTCGACCCAGCCGCGCGCGTCGACGGCGTCCAGCGCCGTCAGCAGCTCGTCGTCGCTCGCGCCCTCGCGGCCCAGCATCAGGTTGTCGCGGATCGTGCCGATGAAGATGTGGTGCTCCTGGGTGACCAGGGCGACCTCGCGGCGCAGCAGCGGCAGCGGCAGCCGGGTGAGCTCGACTCCCCCGACCTGCACGCTGCCGGTGCGCGGGCCGTGGATGCCGGCGAGCAGCCGCCCGAGCGTCGACTTGCCCGACCCGCTCGGACCGACGATCGCGAGCCGCTCCCCCGTGCGCAGCTCCAGGTCGATGCCGTGCAGCACGTCGTGACCCTCGCGGTAGGCGTAGCGCAGGTCGCGCCCCGCGAGCGCGACACCGTCGGGGCGCTCCTGCCCCTCGTCGCGGTCGCGCGGCACCGTGGAGATGCCGAGCAGTCGCGCGGTCGAGGCGATGCCGACCTGCACCCGGTCGACCGTGGCGACGAGCATGTCGAACGGGCCCCAGATCATCCCCGTGTAGAGGATCGCCGTGGTGATCTGTCCGATCGAGACCCAGCCCCTGGCGTACGCGATCGCGCCCATCGCGAGCACGAAGACCCGGGGGAGGCTGAACGCCAGGTCCATGGCGACGAACAGCAGGTTGCGCAGCGACATGGTGTAGCGCTCGGCCTCGCTGGACACGTCGAGGTCGGCGCGGCCGCGGCCGAGGCGCCGCTCGGTGAGGCCGAGCGCCTCGACGGTGCGCGCGCCGGTGACGGTCTCGGTGAGGGTCGTGTTGATCCGGGCGTAGCTGCCGGCCTCGGTGAGGTAGCCGGCGGGCGCGCGGCGCAGGTATCGCCGGATCTGCAGCATCGCGAGCGCCATCGGGACGATCGTGGTGAGCGCGAGCAGCGGGGAGTTGATGACCATCGCGACCAGCGCGAGCGCCACGGTGATCAGCGCGAACACCGACTCCGGCAGCGCCCAGGCCACCGAGTCGCTCATGGTGCCGGCGTCGCGGGTGACGCGGGTGACCAGGTCGCCGGACGTCGCCGACTCCACCCGCGACAGCGGCAGGTGCAGGATGTCGCGCGTGATCCGCTCGCGGGCGGTCGCGAGGATGCCCTGACCCAGCCGGGCGGCGGTGGCCTTGGCGACGAAGGTGAGTGCGGCCTGCGCGACCACGACGACCGCGACCAGCAGCGCCATCTCGTCGGCGGCGGCGATCGCCGAGGAGACGGCCCCGCGGCCGATGTCGGCAATCGCGGAGTCGACCAGGCGGCCGAGCAGCAGCGGGACCAGCAGTCCGGCCGCGGCGGCGAGCACGTTGGCGAGCACGAGCAGCAGCCCGAGACGGCGGCGCTCGGCCAGCAGGCCGCCGACGAACCGGACGACCTGGCGCGCGGTGGCGACGGGCAGCCCGCCGTGCGGCTCGCGCAGCTCGCGGGCGAAGTCCTGGGCGCGCTCGGCACGCAGCAGGTGACGGCGGCGCAGCGCCCGCGCACGCGGCAGCGGACCTCCGCCGGGGCGGTGGGTGAGCAGCTCGGGGACCGGCTCCTCCCCCGCCCGGGTCGTGCTGTCGCTCCAGGTGCGCGCCGACTCGGCCGCGATCTGCGCGGGCAGGCCGGTGCGCTCGGGCTCGGAGGACGTACGAGTGCTGGTGTGGCTCATGGCTGCGTCACCTCCTCGACGGGCTCGGCGGGTTCGGCGTCGTCGCCGCGGACGACGGTGGCGCGGTAGTCGGGGTTGCCGGCCAGCAGGTCGGCGTGGTTGCCGCGGGCGACCTCGCGGCCGCCGGCGACCAGCACGACCTCGTCGGCGTGGTGCAGCAGCAGCGGCGACGCGGTGACGACCACCGTGGTGCGGCCGCGCCGGTGCTCGGCCAGCCGCTCGGCGATGCGTGCCTCGGTGTGGGCGTCGACGGCCGAGGTGGGTTCGACGAGCACCAGCACCTCGGGGTCGGCGGTGAGCGCCCGGGCCAGGACCAGCCGCTGGCGCTGACCGCCGGACAGGCCGCGGCCGTTCTCGTCGACGCGCCCGCCCCAGCCGCCGGGCACGGCGTCGAAGACGTCTTCGGCAGCGGCGGTGTGCAGCGCGCGCTCGGCCTGCGCGCGCGAGGCGTGCCCCCACGGGTCGACGGCCGACTGCAGGGTGCCGGCGAAGATCTGCGGCGTCGCGTCGCTCACGACCACCTGGTGGCGGTATCGCTCGAGCGGCACCCGGGAGACGTCGACGCCGCCGACGGTGACGCCCCACGGGCGCGCGGCGCGCTCGCGGTCGGCCCGCTCCTGCTCGGCGCGGCGGCGGGCCCGCTCGGCCCGCTCCTTGCGCGCGGCGCGGCCGCGCAGGTGCTCGGGCAGCTCCTCGCTGACCTGGGCCTCGGCGTCCTTGGGGAGGTATCGGCCGAGGCGGTCGGCCAGCGCCGCGGTGTCGTCGGGCACCGCCGAGACGAGCATGGTGAGTCGGCCGGGCTCGATGCGGGTGCCGGAGGCCTCGTCGACGATCGTCGCCTCGCCCGGCAGCTCCAGCGGGTCCACCGGGGACACCCACGGCGCCTGCTGCGAGAGCACCGCGCGGGCCTTCGTCGCCGACACGTGGGCGCGGGTGAGCTTCTGGGCGAACTCCACGAAGGTGCGCATCGGCTCGATGAGCATCACGGCGTAGCCGAGGAGGCTGACCAGCTGGCCGACGGTGAGCTCGCCGGTCGCGACGTCGCGCACGCCGAGCCACATCAGCAGCACGACGAACGCCCCGGAGAGCAGCACGCCCATCGCGTCGACCGACGCCTGCCAGATGCCGGCGCGGGTGCCGGCCTCTCGCACGCGCTGCGACTGGGCGGTGAAGTTGCCGCCGAACGTCGACTCGCCGCCGATGCCGCGCAGGATGCGCAGCCCGGCCACGATGTCGGTGGACAGCGAGGTGAGGTCGGAGTTGCGGGAGCGCTCGATGCCGCGCCAGCGCTGCAGCGGGCGCAGCAGGGGCGCGCCGAGCACCACGAGCAGCGGCGCGGCCAGCAGCACGATCAGGCCGAGCTCGACCGACGTGCGCAGCACGATCACCGCGACCGCGAGGTAGGCCAGCAGCTGGGAGATCGTGCGCCCGGTGATCTCCATGAGCGCGCCGAACTGGTCGCCGTCGCTGCCCGAGACCGACAGCACCTCGCCGGCGGGCGTGCGGCGCGGGAGCACGTGGCCGAGGCTGAGCGACTTGCGGGTGACGAGGCTGGTGGTGCCGTAGAGCGCGACCAGCCACTGCCGCACGATCACGGTGTGGAACAGGATGCCGAACGAGGCACCCACCACGGTCACGACCGCCAGCAGGGCGACACCGCGCACGGTGGCTCCGGTGTCGCCGGTGACCAGGCCCTGGTCGATGGTCCAGCCGACCAGCCAGGGCCCGACGACCTGCGGCACCATCCACATGCACGACATGAGGGTGCCGATCCACACCAGGCTCCCCTGGGCGCGGAACATCGACCCCAGCAGGCGCATCGGCGAGCGGGTGTCGGGCTCGGACGCACCGGGGGTGAGGTAGGCCTCGACGGGAGGCGGGAAGTCGCGCATGGCGGGACAACGCTAGGCGGTGGCACCGACCGGCGCGAACGGTTTTCCGAGCGGCATGCGGCTCGGTCAGGTGCGCAACGGCTGCAGGCCGCGGCCACCGCCCGCCCACCGCCGTGAGAGTGCACGACACGCCCTTCGCGCGGCGGTGCTATGGGCGTGTCGTGCACTCTCACGGAGCGCCGCCCGCTCGCCCGCCCCCGCCGACCTCGTGACTGGTCGATCAGCCGCCGGGGATGCGGACGATCTGGCGCAGCGCGACCTCGACACCCTCCGGGGCCGCCGCAGCTGCCGGGCCGACCAGATCGGTCTTGACCGCACGGGAGGCGACGGACAGAGCGACCTCGACGTCGGACGACACCGGCACGAGGTAGGCGGTGCTCGGGGTCGCAGACTCGCCGGCGGCCTGCCCCGCCGCGTCACGAGCGGCTCGCTGCGGCGTGGCGCCGCTGACCGACAGCCGCAGAGCCGGAGCGGCGGCGAGGCGGTAGTACGTCGGCGATCCCTCGGTCTCGTCCCACGACCCGACGGTGTGGTCGGTGCGCACGAGGCCGCGGACCACCAGCCACTCCTGACCTTGCGGGGCCCAGCCGAGTCCGGCGACCCACGGGCCCCGACGCGTCCGCAGCTCGCACGCCACCTGGTCGAGCCGGACCCCGTCGACCGTGACCGGGTCGGCGCCGTCGGGGACGCAGTCCGGCGCCTCGGAGCGCCGGTCCAGGCCGCTCTGCGGCTCCGCTGACCGACCGGGCAGCTCGCGGCCCTCGGCCTCGGCGATCACGGCGATCTCACCCGTGGCCGGCACGCGCGTCGTCACCGAGCCGTTGCTCTGCAGGCTGCGGATGCCGTCGGCAACCGGGAACACGCGGTCGCCGACGCGCAGGAGCAGACGGGTGGCCGGCTCCCGCAGCTCGGCGGCCGCAGCACCCGGCCAGGGCGCCGGACCGACGGGGGATGCGTCAACCCTCCAGGTCACGCCCACGAGCCGCCCGACGTCGGCGGTGAACGTCGATCCCCCGTCGCGGACCTCGGACACAGTCCCCGCCTCGATCCGCAGGATGCCGCCACCGGGCAGGGCGACGTTCGACTTGCCGCCGTTGTGGATCGAGACCGCACTGCCGCGCACCTGCTGCCCCGCCTCCAGCTCCGGCGGACGCAGCCAGATCAGCACAGCACCGATGACCGCGGCGACGAGCAGCACCTTCGCCACGGGACGGACGTACGCCCGCGCCGCGCTGCGCGCCGGCCCGTCCCCGGCGCGACCGGAGTCGTTCGTCGCGGTCATGCCAGATCCACCGCCGCCGGGACCTCCCAGGTCCGCTCGAACCTGACACGCCGCGGGGCGTCGCCCTCGCGCTCCACCTGCGTGGAGACCCAGAGACGCACGCGCACCGGCGCACCGTAGGGCGCGTCCAGCACGACCTCGGGGAACTCGACGCTCAGGCTGCTGGATCTCATGCTGATCGGGACCCGCTCCACCGGTGGGGAGACGACTCGCGCGCCCGACGCCGACACTCCCCCCCGGCGACACCGGCTGCGGGGGCTCCAGCCGGGTGCGGCGGTCGCCCGGGCCCCAGATCGATGTCACCTCCAACGCCGGATCGGTGACCACCACCCACTCACGACCGGTCGGCGCCCAGCCGCGACCGGCGACATACGGCGTCCGCTGCCAGCCCGCAGTCACCCAGCTGGTCCACACCAGACCGCCGTTGCCGGACTCGGGCAGCTGGGAGTCGAGGACGTCGATGCTGGTCCGCCCCCGAGCGCGGTAGAGGCTGCGGAACGAGCCCGCGTCCCGGCGACCGGTGAACAGCTCCACCGACTGCCTGCGCCCGGCGTACGACACCGTCGCCGTGAGCTCGTCCACGTCACCCGGCAGCGCCAGCACGGCTGAGCCCTCGTCGGCCTGGGCAGCGACGTCGCCACCCAGGTCGACCTCCCGGCCGCCGGCCGCCAGGCGCAGGCCGACCCGCTGCAGGTCCTGGCCCTGATAGAGCACCAGCGCGGGCACGCCGTTCTGGTCAGTGATGCGCCACTGGGTCTCGACCAGTCGGCCGCCTCGGGGTGGTCGCACGCTCCCGTCGGACTCGACGCCGACCTGGGTGCTGACGACCATCTCCCGCCCGTCCGGCAACCGGAAGCGTGCCGACGCCTCGCGCTCGGCGAACACCTGCAGCTGCCCGGCAGCACGCCCACCGGCGCGCGGTCGCGCCACTGGTCGTTCCACAACCACCACCCACCGCCGGCCACGAGCGCGACGACGAGCAGACCCACCAGAGCCCGCGACGACGTACGCCGTCGTGGCGCGGGCGTCTCGGAGTCCGTCGAGGCGACGGAGGCGGGGGTCATGACCGTTGCGACGCCGAGCCCGACGTGGGGGTTCCGGCGACGACGAGCCACACACCCCCGCGAGCCGGGCTAGCTGATCGCCTTCTGGATCTCGGTCGCGGCCAGCCAGACGAACGCCGCGGCGCACAGCACCATCAGCAGGTTGGACCACCAGCCGTTGCGCCAGCGCGCCGGCACCCGGTCGGTGTTGAGCAGCCACAGCAGCGTGACCGCGAGGAACGGCATGAAGAACGCGCCGAGCACGCCGTACGCCAGGATCAGCCAGACCGGCCGCCCGAACATCACCAGGACGATGGGCGGGATCGTCAGCCACAGGATGTACGCCCGGTACCACTTCCCGCCCGCGCGCCGCTCGGGGTCGTCCTGGCTGAGCCCCTTCAGGTGGCCGACGAGGTCGGCGAACATCAGCGAGACGCCGTTCCACACGCCGATCAGCGACGACATGGCCGCGGAGAAGAACCCGACGAGGAACAGCTTCCCGAACCACTCGCCGTAGCGGTCGGCGAGCACGCCGGACAGGTCGAGCAGCCCCTGGTCGCCGGTGCTGACCGCGATCCGCGCGGAGTAGAGCAGCTCGGCCCCGACGATCAGCGTGGCGACCACGAAGATGCCGGTGACCAGGTAGGCCACCCGGTTGTCGAGCCGCATGACCCCCATCGACCGCTCGTCGGTCCAGCCCTTCTCGCGGATCCAGTAGCCGTAGGCCGCCAGCGTGATCGTGCCCCCGACGCCTCCGCCGACCGCGAGCATGTTGACCACACCGCCCTCGGGGATCGTCGGCACCAGACCCGCGACCAGCTCGCCGAGGTTGGGCAGCGTGCGGATCGCCGCGCCCACCATCGTCACGAACATCAGCGCGACCAGCGCGGCGCAGATCTTCTCGAACAGGGAGTACCGGCCCATCCACACCAGCGCGAGACCGATCAGCCCGCAGGCGATGCCCCACACCTTGACGCTGAGGAAGGGGAACAGCGAGTGCAGCGGCAGCCCCGTTCCGGCCATCGCGGCGGCGCCGTAGACGAAGCCCCACACGACGATGTACGGCACGAAGTAGATGTGCGTCCAGGTGCCGAGGGTGGACCAACCCTCGTAGATCGTCTTGCCCGTCGCGAGGGAGTACCGCCCGGCGCCCTCGACGAGCACGATCTTCATGAGGCAGCCGACGACGACCGCCCACAGCAGCGCGTAGCCGTACTTCTGCCCGGCGATCAGCGTCGCGACCAGGTCGGCCGCGCCGACGCCGGTGGCCGCAACCACCAGCCCTGGACCGACGAGCTTCCAACGGGGCGTGCTGGTCTGGGCTTCGGTGCTCACCGGGTCATCGAACCACCAAAGGGGTGTGCCGAACGACGATTTCGTACGCCGTCGCCCGGCGCGGGCACGAGCCCGCACCACCCCGCACGGGGCTCAGCCCAGCGGCAGCGTCTGCGGCGGCGGCCCGTGCGTCGGGTCGACGCCGTCGAACAGGCTGGAGACCGACTCGCCAGCATGGCTGCGGGCGATGGCCTCGGCGAACAGCGTGGCGATCGAGCGCACCTGCAGCTGCGGCCAGCCCTCGGGGGCGGGCACGGTGTCGGTGGTCACCACCTCGCGGATCATCGGGTGCCCCTGCAGCCGCTGGACCGCCGGCCCGGCGAACAGCCCGTGCGTGCACGCCACCGCGGCCTCGGTCGAGCCGAAGTCCTTGAGCCGCTCCAGCAGCTCGATGATCGAGCCGCCGGTGGCGATCTCGTCGTCGAGCACGATCGCGCGCTTGCCCGCGACGTCGCCGACGATCGCGTCGATGACGACCTTGTCGTCGGCCTTGCGCTGCTTGCTGCCGGCCGCGACCGGGAGCCCCAGCAGCCGCGCGAACTGGGTGGCGGTCTTGGCGTTGCCGAGGTCGGGCGAGACCACGACGGTGTCGGTCAGGTCCTGCC
It includes:
- a CDS encoding RNA-binding S4 domain-containing protein; the protein is MAGDAGDPVIEVPIRDEEIRLGQLLKLSGLVEDGAEARELIQTGRVQVDGEVETRRAHGVRPGSTVHLPGATMTVVRADEVSPAP
- the groL gene encoding chaperonin GroEL (60 kDa chaperone family; promotes refolding of misfolded polypeptides especially under stressful conditions; forms two stacked rings of heptamers to form a barrel-shaped 14mer; ends can be capped by GroES; misfolded proteins enter the barrel where they are refolded when GroES binds), producing MAKQLEFNDSARKSLERGVDALANAVKVTLGPKGRNVVIDKKWGAPTITNDGVTIAREVELEDPYENLGAQLAKEAATKTNDIAGDGTTTATVLAQALVKEGLRNVAAGAAPGGVKRGIDKAVDAMNERLLQNARAVEGKSEIAQVATGSAQDETIGGLIADAFDKVGKDGVITVEESSSTVTELDFTEGMQFDKGYLSQYFVTDPERMEAVLEDAYILINQGKIGSIADLLPLLEKVVQSGKPLLIIAEDVEGEALSTLVVNKIRGTFNVAAVKAPGFGDRRKAMLQDIAILTGGQVIAEEVGLKLDQADLDVLGQARRVVLTKDTTTIIDGAGDNDAVEGRVKELKAEIERTDSDWDREKLQERLAKLAGGVCVIRVGAHTEVELKEKKHRIEDAISATRAAIEEGIVAGGGSALIHAAAALDDLSLEGDEATGVAIVRKAVAEPLRWIAENAGLEGYVAVARVGELGIGSGLNAATGEYGDLVKAGIIDPVKVTRSALRNAASIASMVLTTDTLVVDKPEEEEPAAAGHGHSH
- the groES gene encoding co-chaperone GroES — translated: MSVNIKPLEDRIVVKSVEAEQTTASGLVIPDTAKEKPQEGEVLAIGPGRIDDNGQRVPLDVKVGDKVIYSKYGGTEVKYGGDELLILSARDVLAVVG
- a CDS encoding ABC transporter ATP-binding protein, translated to MSHTSTRTSSEPERTGLPAQIAAESARTWSDSTTRAGEEPVPELLTHRPGGGPLPRARALRRRHLLRAERAQDFARELREPHGGLPVATARQVVRFVGGLLAERRRLGLLLVLANVLAAAAGLLVPLLLGRLVDSAIADIGRGAVSSAIAAADEMALLVAVVVVAQAALTFVAKATAARLGQGILATARERITRDILHLPLSRVESATSGDLVTRVTRDAGTMSDSVAWALPESVFALITVALALVAMVINSPLLALTTIVPMALAMLQIRRYLRRAPAGYLTEAGSYARINTTLTETVTGARTVEALGLTERRLGRGRADLDVSSEAERYTMSLRNLLFVAMDLAFSLPRVFVLAMGAIAYARGWVSIGQITTAILYTGMIWGPFDMLVATVDRVQVGIASTARLLGISTVPRDRDEGQERPDGVALAGRDLRYAYREGHDVLHGIDLELRTGERLAIVGPSGSGKSTLGRLLAGIHGPRTGSVQVGGVELTRLPLPLLRREVALVTQEHHIFIGTIRDNLMLGREGASDDELLTALDAVDARGWVEQLPEGLGTKVGSGNLELSPGRAQQVALARLVLADPHTIVLDEATSLIDPRTARHLEGSMNALLTGRTVVAIAHRLHTAHDADRIAVVIDGRIAELGSHDELLARDGEYAALWRAWTT
- a CDS encoding ABC transporter transmembrane domain-containing protein, encoding MRDFPPPVEAYLTPGASEPDTRSPMRLLGSMFRAQGSLVWIGTLMSCMWMVPQVVGPWLVGWTIDQGLVTGDTGATVRGVALLAVVTVVGASFGILFHTVIVRQWLVALYGTTSLVTRKSLSLGHVLPRRTPAGEVLSVSGSDGDQFGALMEITGRTISQLLAYLAVAVIVLRTSVELGLIVLLAAPLLVVLGAPLLRPLQRWRGIERSRNSDLTSLSTDIVAGLRILRGIGGESTFGGNFTAQSQRVREAGTRAGIWQASVDAMGVLLSGAFVVLLMWLGVRDVATGELTVGQLVSLLGYAVMLIEPMRTFVEFAQKLTRAHVSATKARAVLSQQAPWVSPVDPLELPGEATIVDEASGTRIEPGRLTMLVSAVPDDTAALADRLGRYLPKDAEAQVSEELPEHLRGRAARKERAERARRRAEQERADRERAARPWGVTVGGVDVSRVPLERYRHQVVVSDATPQIFAGTLQSAVDPWGHASRAQAERALHTAAAEDVFDAVPGGWGGRVDENGRGLSGGQRQRLVLARALTADPEVLVLVEPTSAVDAHTEARIAERLAEHRRGRTTVVVTASPLLLHHADEVVLVAGGREVARGNHADLLAGNPDYRATVVRGDDAEPAEPVEEVTQP
- a CDS encoding Nramp family divalent metal transporter, which encodes MSTEAQTSTPRWKLVGPGLVVAATGVGAADLVATLIAGQKYGYALLWAVVVGCLMKIVLVEGAGRYSLATGKTIYEGWSTLGTWTHIYFVPYIVVWGFVYGAAAMAGTGLPLHSLFPFLSVKVWGIACGLIGLALVWMGRYSLFEKICAALVALMFVTMVGAAIRTLPNLGELVAGLVPTIPEGGVVNMLAVGGGVGGTITLAAYGYWIREKGWTDERSMGVMRLDNRVAYLVTGIFVVATLIVGAELLYSARIAVSTGDQGLLDLSGVLADRYGEWFGKLFLVGFFSAAMSSLIGVWNGVSLMFADLVGHLKGLSQDDPERRAGGKWYRAYILWLTIPPIVLVMFGRPVWLILAYGVLGAFFMPFLAVTLLWLLNTDRVPARWRNGWWSNLLMVLCAAAFVWLAATEIQKAIS
- a CDS encoding ribose-phosphate diphosphokinase, which encodes MRDIVVFSGSAHPALARSICAHLGVRLSEVDIKRFSNDCLQVQLLANCRQRDVYIVQSLVPPTQEHLMELLLMVDAAKGASAAQVTAVIPHFAYARSDKKDASRISLGGRLVADMLATAGVNRVITMALHAPQVHGFFSVPVDHLTAIGVLADHFRGQDLTDTVVVSPDLGNAKTATQFARLLGLPVAAGSKQRKADDKVVIDAIVGDVAGKRAIVLDDEIATGGSIIELLERLKDFGSTEAAVACTHGLFAGPAVQRLQGHPMIREVVTTDTVPAPEGWPQLQVRSIATLFAEAIARSHAGESVSSLFDGVDPTHGPPPQTLPLG